In a single window of the Geotrypetes seraphini chromosome 11, aGeoSer1.1, whole genome shotgun sequence genome:
- the LOC117369175 gene encoding meiosis expressed gene 1 protein homolog, translating to MAAPDVKPKSISRAKQWSDEIENLYRFQQAGYRDEIEYKQVKHVDMVDRWPETGFVKKLQRRNNTFYYYDRQRECEDKEVHKVKVYAY from the coding sequence ATGGCAGCCCCTGATGTCAAACCAAAATCTATAAGTCGTGCAAAGCAATGGTCTGATGAGATAGAAAACCTGTACAGATTTCAGCAGGCTGGATATAGGGACGAAATTGAATATAAACAAGTGAAACATGTGGACATGGTAGATCGCTGGCCAGAAACCGGGTTTGTGAAGAAGCTTCAAAGGCGGAACAATACTTTCTATTATTATGACAGGCAACGAGAATGTGAAGATAAAGAAGTTCATAAAGTGAAAGTGTATGCCTATTAA